One segment of Mycolicibacterium sp. YH-1 DNA contains the following:
- a CDS encoding ABC transporter substrate-binding protein — protein MSTPSMPVPPKLNHDPDDRRVNSRRRRWARPAGIVMALILGLSACASPSETGTTATEAVLETGGGPQGDPTRGGEVRIAVTGGGPSTPLDPNSQSYLIDGLVKSAVYDRLTTINPESGAVEMSLATSMTPNDTATEWTIELRPGVLFSDGRPLTSNDVLFTLKRIKDDALADSTMRHVDLERSSSSGPTRLTLVLTKPIADLPAVLAAADTFSIIPDGSKDPATVPPPGTGPYAIANYTPGVQVDLTANKQYREPGKPYLDRLTLVEINDPSAALNALKAGQVDIATRFNFAAVPSLVNDPGIYLRASNVGMAAANYYMNEQLAPFDNPAVRKAMRLAVDRERCVKVALNGYGHVGNDLWGEAHPSYNKDLPQREYNPEEAKKILAEAGVTTPVAVTLYAADYGAGMLECAQVIQQSAKAAGFDVTVKQVSSSELYGPNIFTKVPMGSDYWAGTSFEGGASGAMVQGAPFPEFGMDDKEFDAKFDDARATLDVNERNRKYQALQKELWENGANIVWGFQDVIWGIANRVGGTEAFDLPTNSTEYHGLEDLWVQN, from the coding sequence ATGAGCACACCATCCATGCCGGTGCCACCAAAGCTCAACCATGACCCCGACGATCGCCGCGTCAACTCGCGACGGCGTCGTTGGGCAAGACCTGCTGGTATTGTCATGGCACTGATCCTCGGTCTTAGTGCGTGCGCATCTCCAAGCGAAACAGGCACCACGGCAACGGAAGCGGTGCTGGAGACTGGTGGTGGCCCTCAGGGCGACCCCACCCGCGGCGGTGAAGTCCGCATTGCTGTCACCGGCGGAGGCCCGAGCACTCCGCTGGACCCCAACAGTCAGAGCTACCTGATCGATGGCCTTGTCAAATCTGCGGTCTACGATCGGCTGACCACGATCAATCCGGAATCCGGCGCAGTCGAGATGTCGCTGGCCACCTCGATGACTCCGAATGACACTGCCACGGAGTGGACCATCGAACTACGGCCTGGCGTCCTATTTTCGGACGGCCGGCCCCTGACGTCTAACGATGTTCTGTTCACTCTGAAGCGCATCAAGGATGACGCCCTCGCCGACTCGACCATGCGGCATGTCGACCTTGAACGTAGTTCGTCCAGCGGCCCCACCCGGCTGACGTTGGTGCTGACGAAGCCGATCGCTGACCTGCCAGCCGTTCTCGCCGCGGCGGACACCTTCAGCATCATCCCGGATGGGTCGAAGGACCCGGCCACAGTGCCGCCGCCGGGGACTGGGCCCTATGCGATCGCCAATTACACCCCAGGCGTACAGGTGGACCTCACGGCCAACAAACAGTACCGGGAACCGGGCAAACCCTATTTGGACCGACTCACCCTTGTGGAGATCAACGATCCCTCCGCTGCCCTCAACGCTCTCAAGGCCGGACAGGTAGATATAGCCACCCGATTCAACTTCGCCGCGGTTCCCTCGCTCGTCAACGACCCGGGAATCTACTTGCGCGCGTCCAATGTAGGCATGGCGGCGGCCAACTACTACATGAACGAACAGCTTGCGCCGTTCGACAATCCCGCTGTCCGCAAGGCGATGAGGCTCGCGGTGGACCGTGAACGCTGCGTCAAAGTTGCACTTAACGGTTATGGCCACGTCGGGAACGACCTTTGGGGTGAGGCCCACCCGTCATACAACAAAGACCTTCCTCAGCGTGAGTACAACCCCGAGGAAGCGAAGAAGATCCTCGCCGAAGCTGGTGTCACAACCCCCGTTGCGGTGACCCTGTATGCAGCCGACTACGGCGCCGGCATGCTTGAGTGCGCGCAAGTGATTCAGCAGTCGGCGAAAGCGGCCGGGTTCGACGTGACCGTCAAACAGGTCTCTTCGTCTGAACTCTATGGGCCCAACATTTTCACCAAAGTGCCGATGGGTTCGGACTACTGGGCCGGGACGTCATTTGAGGGCGGCGCATCGGGTGCCATGGTCCAAGGCGCACCCTTTCCTGAGTTCGGCATGGACGACAAGGAGTTCGACGCCAAGTTCGACGACGCTCGAGCCACCCTCGATGTCAACGAGCGGAACCGCAAGTACCAAGCACTCCAGAAGGAACTCTGGGAGAACGGCGCCAACATCGTCTGGGGCTTCCAGGACGTGATCTGGGGCATCGCAAATCGCGTCGGCGGGACCGAGGCGTTCGATCTCCCGACGAACTCCACCGAGTATCACGGGCTGGAGGATCTGTGGGTACAGAACTAG